The Desulfovibrio piger DNA segment CCCTGCACGATCCTGTCCAGGCCGTGGTGGAGACCGTGCTGCGCGCGCTGGAGCAGGCGCCGCCGGCACTGGCCGCCGACGTGTACGACAACGGGCTGCTCATGGCCGGAGGCGGGGCCCTGCTGCGCGGTCTGGACCAGTGCATCGCCCGGGCGACGCACCTGAAGGTCGCGGTGGACAAGGATCCCCTGACCACGGTGTTGCGCGGGACGGCGCAGGCCATGCTGTACCGCGAGGATTACGAAGGGATTTTCATTAATTAGGACAGACGGGCGCTTCTCCTGCCTCTTTTGGACATGGCGTCCGCCATGCCGGAAGGGCGGGCAGGTTTTCGGCCGGGATGGCCGCCGTGCGTCCTGTCCTTGCAACTGCCGCGCGCCCCTGCCGGGCAGGGGGGCCGGCCTTGGGACATCGTTTCATGCTGACAGCCCGATTTTTGCAGGATGTGGTGGACGTCGTGCGCGAGAGCGGCGACATCATCCGCCGCCAGTGGGAAAAAACGCATGCCGTCAGGCACAAGGGCGGTATCGACCTGGTGACGGAAACGGACGTGGCCGTGGAGGCCTTCCTCAAGGAACGTCTGGGAGAACTGCTGCCGCAGGCCGAATTCCTGGCCGAGGAAAGCTGCGTGGCCGGTCAGGAGCCGTCGCCCCTGTGCTGGATCATCGATCCCGTGGACGGCACCACCAATTTCGTGCACCGAATCCCCCAGGTGGGGACGTCCGTGGCCCTGTGGGCGGACGGCCATGTGGTGCTGGGCGTGGTGAACGTGCCCATGATGGATGAATGTTTCTGGGCCGGTCTGGGCATGGGGGCCTTCCGCAACGGCGAGCCCATCCATGTGAGCTCGGCCGAGGTCCTGTCCGATGCCGTGGTGGCTACGGGGTTCCCCTACGCGATCGCCGAACGCCTGGACGATGTGCTGGCCCGTCTGGCCCTGGTGCTGCCCAAGGCCCAGGGCGTGCGCCGTATCGGGGCCGCCTCGGTGGATCTGGCCTATGTGGCCGCCGGGCGGCAGGACGCCTTCTACGAGATGCTGCTCAAGCCCTGGGACGTGGCTGCCGGCTGGCTGCTGGTGGAAGAAGCCGGCGGGCGGGTCACGACGCTGGATGGACGTCCGTATACCTTCGGGGACGAGATCATGGCCAGCAACGGCCTGGTGCACAAGGAACTGCGGCATCTGCTGGCGGCCGTGACGCCCGTGCGGGCGGAAAGGCGCCCCGCATGAGCCTGCCTGCCGGGGATACGGCCCCCCGCCGCCTGACGGCCGGGGACGCTGCCGCCATGCAGGCACTGGAGGCCGCCTGTTTTTCCCTGCCGTGGAGCGAGGAGCAGTGCCGGGCCGCCTTCAGCCAGCAGGCTTTCGTGGCTTACGGGCTGGAAGAAGCGGGCGTGTTGCAGGGCTATATCTCGCTCTATCAGGCAGCGGACGAGCTGGAAGTGCTCAACCTGGCCGTCCTGCCCGTTGCACGGCGGCAGGGACTGGGCGAACGGCTTTTGCGCACAGCCTTGCAAGAAGCTGAAAAAACAGGTATCAACAGGGCTTTGCTTGAAGTCCGTACCGGGAATGCCCCGGCCATCGCCTTATACGAGAAATGCGGCTTCGTCCGGGTGGGCAAACGGCCCCGCTATTATGCGGACACCGGCGAAGATGCCCTGATCTATCAGTGTGATCTGGCACCGCAGGACTGACAGAGAGGATATTTCCATGCAGAAGATCATCGCTGCCAACTGGAAAATGTACAAGACCCGGCAGGAAGCCCGCGAAACGGCCGCTGCCGTGGCTGCTGCCCTGAACGAACAGCCGACCCCGCACGAAGTGGTGGTGTTCGCGCCCTTCACGGCCATCGCCGAGGTGGCGGACGCTTTTGCCGCTTCGCAGGCGCAGGCCGGTGCGCAGGATGTGTGGCCTGCCGTGGAAGGGGCGTTCACCGGCGAGATCTCGCCGCGCATGCTGCAGGACGCCGGTGCGGTCTGGGTGCTGACCGGACATTCCGAGCGCCGTCACGTGCTGGGCGAATCCGATGAGCTGGTGGGCCGCAAGACGGCCTTTGCCCTGGAGCAGGGCCTCAAGGTCATGCTCTGCATCGGGGAAAAGCTGGAAGAGCGCGAATCCGGCCAGCTGGAAGACGTGCTGCGCCGTCAGCTGGACAGCGGCCTGCCCGCCGGAGGGGACGCGCTGGAAGGCCGCTTTGCTGTGGCCTATGAGCCCGTGTGGGCCATCGGTACCGGCAAGGTCGCCGGTCCCGACGAAGTGCTGGCCACCCACGCCGTGGTGCGTCGCCTGCTGTGCGAGCGCCTGGGCGAGACCGGCAACAGGATCCCGATCCTGTATGGTGGGAGCGTCAAACCGGCCAATGCCGGTAACCTTATCGGACTTGACAATGTGGATGGTCTTCTGATAGGTGGCGCTTCTTTGGACGCGCAAAGTTTTGTGCAGATTATCCGGGCCTAGGCCTGAAGTTCTTCATTTACGTCGTGCCCCTGGGAGGCTCTTGTGCAGACCCTTATTCTGACGCTTCATATCATTGTTTGTGTGGTGCTCGTCATTCTCATTCTCTTGCAGGCCGGCAAGGAAGGTATGGGCGTCATTTTCGGTGGCGGCAATACCTCTGTGTTCGGCAGCAGCGGTGCCGGCGGCATGCTGGCCAAGATGACCGCCTTCATGGCCGTGGTCTTCGTGGTGACCTCGCTGAGCTACACCTATGTGACCAGCTCGCGTCCCAGCGATGAATCCGCCGTGCTCAAGGTCGAACCCCTGACCATCGAAGACGTGCCTGCCAAGCCCGCTGCCGCGCCTGAAGCTGCTGCTCCGGCCCAGCCTGCCGCGACCAGCGAAGCTCCCGCGGCTGCTCCGGCTGCTGC contains these protein-coding regions:
- the tpiA gene encoding triose-phosphate isomerase, whose protein sequence is MQKIIAANWKMYKTRQEARETAAAVAAALNEQPTPHEVVVFAPFTAIAEVADAFAASQAQAGAQDVWPAVEGAFTGEISPRMLQDAGAVWVLTGHSERRHVLGESDELVGRKTAFALEQGLKVMLCIGEKLEERESGQLEDVLRRQLDSGLPAGGDALEGRFAVAYEPVWAIGTGKVAGPDEVLATHAVVRRLLCERLGETGNRIPILYGGSVKPANAGNLIGLDNVDGLLIGGASLDAQSFVQIIRA
- the rimI gene encoding ribosomal protein S18-alanine N-acetyltransferase; the encoded protein is MSLPAGDTAPRRLTAGDAAAMQALEAACFSLPWSEEQCRAAFSQQAFVAYGLEEAGVLQGYISLYQAADELEVLNLAVLPVARRQGLGERLLRTALQEAEKTGINRALLEVRTGNAPAIALYEKCGFVRVGKRPRYYADTGEDALIYQCDLAPQD
- a CDS encoding inositol monophosphatase family protein; this translates as MLTARFLQDVVDVVRESGDIIRRQWEKTHAVRHKGGIDLVTETDVAVEAFLKERLGELLPQAEFLAEESCVAGQEPSPLCWIIDPVDGTTNFVHRIPQVGTSVALWADGHVVLGVVNVPMMDECFWAGLGMGAFRNGEPIHVSSAEVLSDAVVATGFPYAIAERLDDVLARLALVLPKAQGVRRIGAASVDLAYVAAGRQDAFYEMLLKPWDVAAGWLLVEEAGGRVTTLDGRPYTFGDEIMASNGLVHKELRHLLAAVTPVRAERRPA